The window CTCGCGCACGTTGCCCGGCCAGGGATAGGCGAGGAGCGCCTCCAGCGCCCCCGGCGACAGCCTGGACGCCGCGCGCCCGTAGCGCTTGCCGTGCTCGGCCAGGAAGTGCGCCGCCAGCAGCGGGATGTCCTCGCGCCGCTCGCGCAACGGCGGCAGCGGCACCTCCACCGTGTTGAGGCGGTACAGCAGGTCCTCGCGGAACCGGCCCTCCGCCACCGCCTTGGCCAGGTCCACGTTGGTCGCGCTCACCACGCGCACGTCCACCCGCCGCGTCTTCGACGAGCCCACCGGGTGCAGCTCGCCCGTCTGGAGCACGCGCAGGAGCTTGGCCTGCTGCGACAGCGGCATGTTGCCAATCTCGTCCAGGAAGAGCGTGCCGCCGTCCGCCAGCTCGAAGCAGCCGATGCGGTCCGCCTTCGCGTCCGTGAAGGCGCCCTTCACGTGGCCGAACAGCTCGCTCTCGAAGACGCCCTCCGACAGGCCCCCGGAGTTCACCGCCACGAAGGCCCGGTCCGCGCGAGCCGAGGCCGCGTGCAGCAGCCGCGCCACCACCTCCTTGCCCGTGCCGTGCTCGCCCGTCACCAGCACGTTGGCGTTGGACGGCGCCACCCGCTCAATCATGCGGCGCACCGGCTGCATCGCCCGGGACTCGGCCACCAGCGACGGCAGGCCGCCCTTGCCGCGCCGCAGGTGCTCGTTCTCCTCCTCCAGCCGGCGGCTGCGCTTGAGGGCGCGCCGCAGCTCCAGCTGCGTGCGCAGCGTGGCCAGCAGGCGCGTGTTGTCCCACGGCTTCTGGACGTAGTCGCGCGCGCCGGCGCGCATGGCCTCCACCGCGCCCTCCACGCTGCCCCAGGCCGTCATCACCACCACCGGGAGCGCCGCGTCCTGCGCGCGGATGCGGCCGAGCAGGTCCATGCCCTCCTTCCCGGACGTCGTGTCGCGCGCGTAGTTCAGGTCCATGAGGACCAGGTCCACGTCCTCTGCGTCCAGCGTGGCGAGCGCCCCCGCGGGCGACTGCGCGGTGACGATGGTGTACCCGTCGCGCTTGAGCAGCAGGCGCAGGGCCTCCAGCACGTCGGCCTGGTCGTCGGCGACGAGGATGCGCGCGGGCCTCGCGGCCGGGGCGGGCGCCGGTTCCGGCGCGGCAACGGGAGTGACGGGGAGGGGTTCGGACACGGGGACATCCATGAAGGGAAGGAGGGTGCCAGGAATGAAGCGGCTCAACCGCGACGAAGGATGGAAGCGGGGTCCACGCTGGCGGCCCTGCGAGCTGGTAGCCAGCTCGCCAACCAGGCGGTGCCCCATAGCAGGAGGGAGACGGAGGCCAACACCGAAACATCCAGCGCCTCCATCCCGTAGAGCAGCCCCTCCATGATGCGGTGGGCCGCCAGCGCGCCCCCCAGGCCCAGCGCCAGGCCCAGGGCCACGCGCCGCAGCGACTGGCCCACCACGAGCCTCAGGATGTCCACGCCCCTCGCGCCCAGCGCCAGACGGACGCCCATCTCGTGGGCCCGCTGCGCCACCGCGTAGGACATGACGCCGTAGATGCCCACCGCCGCCAGCACCAGCGCCAGCACGCCGAAGGCGCCCAGCAGCACGGCGCGGAAGCGGGGTTGGCCCAGGTCCTTGTCCAGCCGCGCCTCCAGCGTGGATGGTTGCGAGAGCGCCACCAGCGGGTCCACGGCGCGCAGCTCCTCGCGCACCACCGCCTCCAGCGACTGGGGCGACAGCCCCGCCGCGGCCCTCACCGCCAGCTGTCCTCCCGAGGACGGGTCCTGCGCCATGGGCACGTACACCGTGGGCTCGTGCCCCTCCTCGACGCCCGCGTACGCGACGTCCCCCACCACGCCCACCACCGTCACCCACAGCGGGTTGCCCTCCGCGTCGTCACCGCCGAAGGACACCCGGCGGCCCAACGGGTCCTGCCCGGGGAAGACCCGCCGCGCGAAGCGCTCGCTCACCACCATGACCCGCGGCGCGTTCGCGCCATCCGACGCCTGGAGCCGACGCCCGGCGAGCAGCGGCACGCGCAGCGCTTCCAGGAAGCCCGGCGTGGAGGCGTTGACCAGCGCGTTGGGGCGCACGGGAGGATCCACCGTGCCCTCCAGGAAGTAGCCCGAGCGGTGGATGGAGCCGCCTGCGGGGAGGCTCTCTCCCAGGCCCACGGCGGCGACCTCCGGCCTCGCGGCGAGCCGCTCCGTCAGCTCCCGGTGGAAGCCCGCCGCCCGCACCGGCTCCCCGTAGCGGTCCGCGGGCAGCGACAGCCGGGCCACGAAGACGCCCTCGGCGCGCACGCCAGGGTCCGCCTGGTACATGCGCCAGAAGCTCTTGAGCATCAACCCCGCGCCGGTGACGAGCAGCAGCGCCAGCGCCACCTCCGCCACCACCAGCACCGCGTGCACGCGGCCGCGGGAGGACTCCGCGGCGCCCCGTCCCAGCACCGCGCCGGGAGACAGCCGGCTGCGTTGCAGCGCTGGCACCAGGCCCACGCCCACGCCCGTCGTCAGCGTCACGCCCAGCGCGAAGAGGAGGACGCGACCGCTCACCCCCACCCCGTCCGAGCGCGGCAGGCGGCTGGCGCCCAGGTACAGCAGCAGGTCCGTGGCCCACAGCGCGAGCAGCACGCCCCCCACGCCCCCCAGCAGCGCGAGCAGCACGCTCTCCGTGAGCAGCTGCCGCACCAGCCGGCCACGCCCGGCGCCCAGGGCGACGCGGATGCCCAGCTCCCGCTGCCGCGCCGCCGCGCGCGCCAGCTGCAGGTGCGCCACGTTGGCCGCGGCCAGCAGCAACACCAGGGACACGGCGCCCAGGAGCACCCACAGGAGCAGCCGCACGTCCCGCGTGAGCTGCTCGCCGTACCCGCGCAGGCTCACCTCCAGCACGGCGTCCTTCTCCGCCGCGATGCGCGCGCCCACCGCGCCCAGTTCGTGCCCCGCGGACTCGAGCGTCGCGCCGGGCGACAGGCGCCCCAGCATGTAGAACGCGCGATGCCCCCGCGCCTCCCGGAGCTCCCGCGTCACGCTCGCGGGCTGACTGTCGAACGGCACCCAGAGCTCGGTGGAGCCCTGCGGCACGTCGAAGGACGGGGGCATCACCCCCACCACCGTGTAGGGCTGCCCATCCAGCGTCAGCGTCCGGCCGAGCACCTCCGCGCCACCGCCCTCCTTCAGCCAGCGCGCATGGGAGAGCACCACCACGCGCGCGTCGCGCTCCTGCGCGGTGAAGGTGCGCCCCAGCGAGGGCGTCACCCCCAGGGCCTCGAAGAACGGCCCCACCACCACCGCGCCCCAGAGCTGCCGCGCGTCCCCGGAGCCCGTGAGGGTGAAGGCCTCACCGGCGTACGCGCTCAACGCGCGCACCTGGGTGACCTCTCGCGCCAGGTCCTCGTAGTTGGGCAGGCTGTAGGCCGACCGCTGCCGGGTCGACGACTCGGGCGTCACCACCACCACGCGGTCCGACTCCGGGAACGGCAGCGGGCGCAGGAGCACCGCGTCCACCACGCTGAACAGCGCGGTCGTCACGCCGATGCCCAGCGCCAGCACCAACACCGCCGCCACGGTGAACACGGGCGACTGGCGCATCGTCCGCACCGCGTACCGCACATCCATCGAGACGTCGTTCCACATGGCGTGCCCCCCTCCGTGCGACTCAGTTCTTCTGGAGCCACCCGTCCGCGAGCTGGACGATGCGGTGGCCGTACGCCGCGTTGGCGTCCGAGTGCGTCACCTGGACGATGGTGGTGCCCTCCTGGTTCAGCTTCTGGAAGACCTCCATGATGTGCTTCGCCTGCTGCGAGTGGAGGTTGCCGGTGGGCTCGTCCGCCAGGAGCACCTTGGGGTTGGCGATGAGCGCGCGGGCGATGCCCACCAGCTGCTGCTGCCCACCGGAGAGCTGCGAGGGGAACAGGTCCTTCTTCCCCACCAGCTGGAAGCGGTCGAGCATGTCGCCCACCAGCGCGTCGCGCTCGCCCTTCTTGAGGTTGCGGTAGGCCAGGGGGACCTCGAGGTTCTCCGCCACCGTCAGGTTGTCGAGCAGGTGGTACTGCTGGAAGACGAAGCCGATGGTGCGCCGCGACAGCTCCCCCCGGTCCTTGGGCTTCAGCTTGTGGACCGCCTGGCCGTCCAGGACGTACTCGCCCTGCCACTCCGCGTCGAGCATGCCCAGGATGGACAGCAGCGTGGACTTGCCCGCGCCAGAGGGGCCCATCAGCGTGACGAACTCGCCGGCCTGGATGTCCAGGTCGATGTTGCGCAACACCCAGGCGCGCCCTCCCGCCAGGGGATAGGACTTCTCGACATGCCGCAGGGAGATGAGAGGTGAGGACATGAGGTTCCCGGGTGCGCCCCGTGGCGCACGGAATGGTGGAAGAAGGCGGGTTATTCCGAACGAAGCGCGATGATGGGGTCCACCCGCGTGGCGCGCCGCGCCGGCAGCCACGTCGCCAGCAACGCCACGCCGCTCAGCAGCGCCGCCACGCCGACGAAGGTCCACGGGTCGTACGCCGTCACGCCGTACAGCAGCGAGCCCAGGAAGCGCGCCAGCGCCAGGGACAACACCAGCCCCAGGGCCACGCCCAGCCCCGCGAGGCCCATTCCCTGGCGGAGCACCAACGCCAGCACGTCGCCGCGCGCCGCGCCCAGCGCCATGCGGATGCCCATCTCCCGCGTGCGCTGCGCCACCGAATAGCCGATGACGCCCGCCAGCCCCAGCGCCGCCAGCAGCAGCGCGGTGCCCGCGAACAGCCCCATCAGCAGCGCGGACAGCCGGCGCGAGCCGATGGACTCGTCCACCAGCCGGGTCAGCGGCGCCACGGCGAACAGCGGCACGTCCCGGTCCAGCTCCCGCAGCGCCGCCTCGATGGCCGGGCGCAGGGCCTCCACGGGGCCCGACTTCGCCCGCACCACCAGCCCCAGGAAGGCGCTGGGGGCCGCGTCGAGCGACCAGTAGGCGGCGGGCCTCGAGACATCCTCCAGTCCCTCTTCGCGCAGGTCATCGACGATGCCGACCACCGTCGACCAGTGCGTCCTCGGCTCGAGGGACAGGCGCTGGCCCAGCGCGTTGCCCTGGGGCCAGTAGACGTCCGCGAAGCGTTTGTTGATGACGACCTCCGACGGCTGGCCCAGCTCGCCGATGCCCTGGTGCAGCCGCCCCTGGAGCAGCTTCACGCCCAACGTGCGCAGGTAGTCCGGGCTCGCCAGCCGGAAGCTCACCTCGGGGAGGATTTCTCCCGGCGGCCGGGGACGGCTCTCGAACTCCAGCCCCCGGAAGGTGAGCCCGCCCAGCGGCAGCAGGTTGGTGAGCCCCACGGACTCCACGCCGGGCAGCGCCTGGAGCTTCTCCAACAGCTGACGCTGGAAGGCCAGCTTCCGCGAATCCTCCGCGTAGCGCACGTCCGGCAGGGTGAGGCGTCCGGTGAGGACACCCTCGGGGACGAAGCCCGCGTCCTGCGACAGCAACGCCACCAGGCTCTTGCCGAACAGCCCCGCCCCCACCAGCAGCACCAGCGCCAACGCCACCTGCCCCACCACCAGCCCCGAGCGCAGCTTCCCCGACCGCCTCCCTCCCGTCCCTCTCGAGCCCTCCCTCATCGCCGCGTTCAAGTCCGCGCGGCTCGCCTGCAGCGCCGGCACCAGCCCGAACAACACGCCCGACAACAGGCTCACCCCCATCGTGAACGCCAGCGAGCGCCAGTCCAGCCTCACCTCCGCCGCCCTCGGCAACCCCTCCCCCACCAGCGCCAGCAACGCGTCCGTCCCCCACAGCGCCAGCAGCAGCCCCAGCCCTCCTCCCACCACCGACAGCACCAGGCTCTCCG of the Myxococcus stipitatus genome contains:
- a CDS encoding sigma-54-dependent transcriptional regulator is translated as MDVPVSEPLPVTPVAAPEPAPAPAARPARILVADDQADVLEALRLLLKRDGYTIVTAQSPAGALATLDAEDVDLVLMDLNYARDTTSGKEGMDLLGRIRAQDAALPVVVMTAWGSVEGAVEAMRAGARDYVQKPWDNTRLLATLRTQLELRRALKRSRRLEEENEHLRRGKGGLPSLVAESRAMQPVRRMIERVAPSNANVLVTGEHGTGKEVVARLLHAASARADRAFVAVNSGGLSEGVFESELFGHVKGAFTDAKADRIGCFELADGGTLFLDEIGNMPLSQQAKLLRVLQTGELHPVGSSKTRRVDVRVVSATNVDLAKAVAEGRFREDLLYRLNTVEVPLPPLRERREDIPLLAAHFLAEHGKRYGRAASRLSPGALEALLAYPWPGNVRELEHAVERSMLMATGDEVTAEDLLLRRAGREGLSRLEEMTLEEVERYLIERALARQEGNVSEAAKGLGLSRSALYRRLQYYGIKGVR
- a CDS encoding ABC transporter permease; the protein is MWNDVSMDVRYAVRTMRQSPVFTVAAVLVLALGIGVTTALFSVVDAVLLRPLPFPESDRVVVVTPESSTRQRSAYSLPNYEDLAREVTQVRALSAYAGEAFTLTGSGDARQLWGAVVVGPFFEALGVTPSLGRTFTAQERDARVVVLSHARWLKEGGGAEVLGRTLTLDGQPYTVVGVMPPSFDVPQGSTELWVPFDSQPASVTRELREARGHRAFYMLGRLSPGATLESAGHELGAVGARIAAEKDAVLEVSLRGYGEQLTRDVRLLLWVLLGAVSLVLLLAAANVAHLQLARAAARQRELGIRVALGAGRGRLVRQLLTESVLLALLGGVGGVLLALWATDLLLYLGASRLPRSDGVGVSGRVLLFALGVTLTTGVGVGLVPALQRSRLSPGAVLGRGAAESSRGRVHAVLVVAEVALALLLVTGAGLMLKSFWRMYQADPGVRAEGVFVARLSLPADRYGEPVRAAGFHRELTERLAARPEVAAVGLGESLPAGGSIHRSGYFLEGTVDPPVRPNALVNASTPGFLEALRVPLLAGRRLQASDGANAPRVMVVSERFARRVFPGQDPLGRRVSFGGDDAEGNPLWVTVVGVVGDVAYAGVEEGHEPTVYVPMAQDPSSGGQLAVRAAAGLSPQSLEAVVREELRAVDPLVALSQPSTLEARLDKDLGQPRFRAVLLGAFGVLALVLAAVGIYGVMSYAVAQRAHEMGVRLALGARGVDILRLVVGQSLRRVALGLALGLGGALAAHRIMEGLLYGMEALDVSVLASVSLLLWGTAWLASWLPARRAASVDPASILRRG
- a CDS encoding ABC transporter ATP-binding protein, which encodes MSSPLISLRHVEKSYPLAGGRAWVLRNIDLDIQAGEFVTLMGPSGAGKSTLLSILGMLDAEWQGEYVLDGQAVHKLKPKDRGELSRRTIGFVFQQYHLLDNLTVAENLEVPLAYRNLKKGERDALVGDMLDRFQLVGKKDLFPSQLSGGQQQLVGIARALIANPKVLLADEPTGNLHSQQAKHIMEVFQKLNQEGTTIVQVTHSDANAAYGHRIVQLADGWLQKN
- a CDS encoding ABC transporter permease, which codes for METLLQNFRFALRSLRKSPGFTLVAVLALALGVGANSAVFSVVNGVLLRPPAFEAPDRLVHLTSDIDIARLKAISVSVLEYQDFRDRSRVFDSAGVYTWKDMTLTDGGAAQRFGVARISASWLTTLGVRPMLGRGFTEEENSPGRDKVVVLTHKAWRAHFAQDPAVLGKSLQLNGESYTVVGVLPPRAAYPERVDLYVPFVPTEEQATSRTTRFLAMVARMKPGVTLEQARADMNRVVSEMQEAEPRYKGLGWSVHVTPLEDRMVGDVKGTLWLLLGAVGFVLLVACSSVANLLLARAASREREVSIRAALGAGRWRLMAQFLTESLVLSVVGGGLGLLLALWGTDALLALVGEGLPRAAEVRLDWRSLAFTMGVSLLSGVLFGLVPALQASRADLNAAMREGSRGTGGRRSGKLRSGLVVGQVALALVLLVGAGLFGKSLVALLSQDAGFVPEGVLTGRLTLPDVRYAEDSRKLAFQRQLLEKLQALPGVESVGLTNLLPLGGLTFRGLEFESRPRPPGEILPEVSFRLASPDYLRTLGVKLLQGRLHQGIGELGQPSEVVINKRFADVYWPQGNALGQRLSLEPRTHWSTVVGIVDDLREEGLEDVSRPAAYWSLDAAPSAFLGLVVRAKSGPVEALRPAIEAALRELDRDVPLFAVAPLTRLVDESIGSRRLSALLMGLFAGTALLLAALGLAGVIGYSVAQRTREMGIRMALGAARGDVLALVLRQGMGLAGLGVALGLVLSLALARFLGSLLYGVTAYDPWTFVGVAALLSGVALLATWLPARRATRVDPIIALRSE